TCAGTGCGACAATCCACCATGCGTTCAGGTCTGCCCCGTGGGTGCCACTTACCAGACGGCCGACGGGGTTGTACTGGTCGATCGTTCCTGGTGCATCGGATGCGGCTACTGTATAATGGGCTGCCCTTACGGGGTCCGTTTTTTCCACCCGGTCTACCGGGTTGCCGAAAAATGTAACTTCTGCTACCACCGCATCAGCCAAGGGATGAAAACCGCCTGTGTCGATGCCTGCCCCTTTGATGCAAGGCGGGTCGGCAACCTGAGGGACCCGTCCGATCCGGTTACCAAGGTCATAATGACCGAGCGTGTCGCCGTGCTCAAGGAAGAATATGGGACCAAACCCCAGGTGTTTTACCTGGGGCTTTCCAGGGAGGTGAGGTAGCCATGGTGCATGGTGAAGCTTGGACACTGAAAGAATTCTTCGTTTATCCCAATGAATACATTTACTGGACCATCCAGATAGTCATGTATCCCTTCATGACCGGACTGGTCGCCGGAGCCTTCGTCCTCTCATCCCTTTATCACGTTTTTGGCGTGAAGCAATTGAAGGATATTGCCCGTTTTTCCCTGGTTTTTTCCTTTGCCCTGCTACCGGTTGCCATGATGCCGCTCATGCTGCACCTGCAGCAGCCTCAGCGGGGCTTCTCGGTTATGCTGACCCCCCATTTCACCTCAGCCATTGCTGCTTTCGGCATTGTTTTTTCCACCTATGGCATGATCGTCGCCTCCGAGCTTTGGTTTGTCTACCGCCGCCATTTTGTCACTACTGCCACTCAACTGGCTACCACCGACAATGGAAGTATTGGTGACCGGATCCGCAGGCTGCTCTTTTCCGCGTTGACTTTGGGTGCTCGCGATGTCAGCGAAGAAGCATTGGCAAGGGATGAGAAGGCAGTCAAGGTGCTGGCTGCCGTGGGAATCCCCGTTGCCTGCTTTCTCCACGGCTATGCCGGCTTCATTTTTGGCTCGGTGAAGGCCAACGCCCTGTGGATGACCCCGCTGATGCCGGTAATCTTCATCTGCTCTGCTGTGGTTTCCGGTATCGCCCTTTGTATTCTGACCTATATTGCCACCATGGAGATCAGGAAACTCATTGTCGCCTGGCAGAAAAAGCACGAGCTGGCATTGTTGACCCATGAAGAGTTGAAGAGTGCCGAGATACACGTAGTTACCATGACTTCGCGCTACCTGATCATGTTCCTGGTTCTTGCCATCACCCTGGAACTGCTGGACTTGATTTTCCGTGGATATACGGCCGTCAAGTCGTGGGATATCCTGCGCAGCGTCATCTATGGCCGGGACTTCGTCAATATATTCATTCTTCAGTATGGCCTGGGGAACCTGGTGCCGTTCATTCTCTTTCTCATTCCCGGCCTGACCATCCGCCGGGCGGCTGCAGGCTCTCTGCTGGTGCTGCTGGGGGTATTCATGATGCGCTGGAATGTGGTCATCGGCGGACAGGCTTTTTCCTCGTCCTTTGCCGGGTTCATGCACTATCAGCTGCCCA
This region of Geotalea daltonii FRC-32 genomic DNA includes:
- the nrfD gene encoding NrfD/PsrC family molybdoenzyme membrane anchor subunit; amino-acid sequence: MVHGEAWTLKEFFVYPNEYIYWTIQIVMYPFMTGLVAGAFVLSSLYHVFGVKQLKDIARFSLVFSFALLPVAMMPLMLHLQQPQRGFSVMLTPHFTSAIAAFGIVFSTYGMIVASELWFVYRRHFVTTATQLATTDNGSIGDRIRRLLFSALTLGARDVSEEALARDEKAVKVLAAVGIPVACFLHGYAGFIFGSVKANALWMTPLMPVIFICSAVVSGIALCILTYIATMEIRKLIVAWQKKHELALLTHEELKSAEIHVVTMTSRYLIMFLVLAITLELLDLIFRGYTAVKSWDILRSVIYGRDFVNIFILQYGLGNLVPFILFLIPGLTIRRAAAGSLLVLLGVFMMRWNVVIGGQAFSSSFAGFMHYQLPIWPHDMETFKEGLFGALMVAITPFALFWLVTRVLPVFNRDDSH